The window CGCCAGGAACGGCAGCGGGTCCGATCCGCGCGCGCCGACCCAGGCCATCACGTCCGTCATGGCCTCGACCACGGACGCGGCCTCCCGCTCGGTCACGCCCCGGCCGAACAGGCTGCGGACCACGATGGCGGTCGCGAGGTTCCCGAACTCCTCGTCGACCGCCACGGTCCCCCCGTCCCGCAGCCCGTCCGCCCAGGCGCGGGACAGCTCGGTCATGAGGTCCGCGTAGTGGCGCACGCGGGAGTGCCGGAAGGCCGGCCGGATGAGACGGCGCTGGCGGCGGTGGAACGCGCCCTTGGACAGCAGCAGGCCCCCGCCGGTGACCGGCTCCATCAGCCGGTACTGCGGGCTCGGGCCGAAGTCGTCCGCCTGCCGCACCAGGAGCTCGCGGACCAGCCGGTGGTCGGTCGCCATCAGCATCCGCCGGGCCCCCAGGCGCAGCGCCACCAGGCCGCCCCGGTCCAGGCCCTGGACCCGCTCCAGGAGGTCCAGTCGGCGGCGCTGCATCGCCAGGCCGTGGCCCAGGAAGGGGAGGGCGCCCGGGGCCTGCCGCGGCACGAGGGCGCGGGGCGGCGCGGTGGCGGTCATCGGGAGCAGCCTTCGGGGTCGGGCGTGGCGGTGGCGTGCGCCAGGGCCAGCAGGACGAAGACGTCCGCCAGCGCCGGTACGTCGTACAGCAGCGGCCTCGGACCCGCCTGGTCCGGGCGGCTGCGGTAGCCGCCGTCGGGGTGCTGCCGCTCCACCAGGTAGGCCAGGGCCCGGTCGAGGGGCCCGCCGGGGCGGGCGCGCGGGCCGCGGGCCAGGGCGATGACCGCGTACGCCGTGCTGATCGGGTCGCTCGGCTCGGCCTCGGCGTGGCCCCAGCCGCCGTCCCCGTTCTGGGTGGCCGCGAGGTGGGCGAGCGCCCGCTCGGCCGCGCGCGCCCGTGACCGGCGCTCCTCCCCGTGCGCGGCGACGCCGGTCAGCGCCAGCACCGCGCGGAACACCGCGTTGGTCGCGTTGCGGCTCCAGCTGCGCTCGAACGTGCCGTCGGGGCGCTGGTGCCGGACGACGTACCGGACGGCTTCGTCCACCTCCTCCCGCCGGTCGGGATCGTGGGCCAGCGCGCTCGCCGCCGCAGCGGTCATCGCGATCTCGGAGCTCGTCCCGCGGGCGAAGGTGGGGAAGCCCCCGTCCGGGTTGCGGAGGGCGAGGAGGTACCCCTCGGCTTCGGCGACGGCCGTGCGGTGCCGGTCGGGTGCCGCACGGCGCAGGAACTCCAGGACGTAGCAGGTGTCGTCGACGTCGCTCTGGGCGACGCCCGAGTGGAAGCCGTACCCCCCGTCCGGGTTGCGGCGCAGGGCGAGCGCGTCGGCCATCGGGGTCACGCACGCCGGGGGCGCGGGCAGCAGCGACAGGGCGAGCCCGGCGGCCGCGGTGGTGAAGACGGTCATGCCGTCGATGAACGGCATCCCGCCGTCCGGGCGGAGCCGTCCCGCGACGTGCTTCAGGACGTCGCCGAGGGCCGGGCGATGGCGTGGGGAGTGGCGCAGCGCCAGCAGCGCGAGCAGCTGGGCCAGGTTGTTGCACTCCCACGCGGGACCGGGTTCGAGGGCGGGCAGCAGGGCCCGCCAGTCCTCGTCGCGTACGACGTCGGGGTGGCCGGTGCCGTGGGCGGCGAGCACCTTGAGCGCCTTCATCTCCATGTGCAGCCAGCTCTGTTGGGGCCGCGTGTCGTACGCCTCCCAGGGGACGGCGGGGAACCCGGTCGCGCCGAGCGCGGCGAGCACCGTCCGGAACATCAGCCGCTTGCGGCCGGCCGTGAAGTGGTCGAAGCCGTCGAGCCCGGCGTCCAGCGCCGTGCCCGCGTCCATGTCGCCCTCGTCGCCTACGCGTTCACCGCGTTCACCGGCGCCGCCCAGGACCGCGCGCGCCACGGCGCACTGGAAGGGGTCGGGCGGAGCGGTCCGCAGCGTGGTGCGCAGGTACGCGGTGAGGCGGGCGGTCGCGTCGGCCTCGGCCCGCTCCTCCGTCAGGAGCGCGAGGGCGAGGGCGGACTCCAGGACCCGGCTCTCGCACGGGGCGGGCAGCAGACCGTCGGGGCCGACCGCGGCAACGACCCTTCGGGCCAGCCGGGTTCGGCAGCGGACGACGGCGGTCGCGGGCTCCGTGGTGGTGGTGGCCGTGGGCGTCGGTGATGCGTTCACGGTGTCCTTCTCACGTCGGACGGGTGGTGGGGGACGGGCGGGAGGGGGTGAGGGGTGGCAGGAGGCCGTGCGCCAGCAGGCGGGCCAGGATCCTGCGGCCCTCCGGCACGAAGGGGGCCGGCGGGTGGTCGAGGAGGTCCTGCGGCGGGGCGAAGAAGTGGTCCGCGATCTCCCGCGGGTCGACGTCCGGCGGGGCCTCGACCACCGCCACGTGCACCGCGAGCCAGCAGCGTCCGACCGGGGACGGGCGGGGCTCGTGGAGCACCGGGCGCGGTGCGGCCCGGATGCCCAACTCCTCGCGCAGTTCCCGGGCCGCGGCCTCCGCGTAGCCCTCGCCGGCCCGTGGGCAGCCGCCGATCAGGATGTCGTGGTGGGCCGGGTAGACCGCGGCCCGCGCCGACCGGCGGTACACCAGGATGCGTCCGGCGGCGTCCGCGCAGACGGTCGCCGCCACCCGGTAGTAGAGTCCCCGGGCCGCGGCCCCGCCGCGGGGGCCGCGCGTCACCCGACGGTCGTCCGCGTCGACGTAGTCCACCGTTTCGTGCGCCGTCACGCCTGCCCCTCCTGTACCGGTGACCCTCCCGCCGAGGGAGACTACCGTACGTAATCGAGTGCGTTCGCACGGTAATATCCGGTGGCTTTGCACCGCGGGGCCGTACGGCGGCCCCCGCCCGCCCGCACGATCCAGGCACGACCCAGGAGCGCCATGACCTTCGACGAGCTCAAGAGCACCCTCATCGGCATGGGAATGCCGCCCGAGCAGTTGAACCCGGACGCGCTGCGGGACGAGGCCGGACTGGACTCGCTGTTCGCGGCCGAACTCGCCCTCGTCCTGCGCCAGGAGAAGGGCATCAGGATCCCCGAGGAGGAGATCCTCTCCGCGGCCACGCTGGCCGACGTGGCCGCGGCCGTCCGGCAGCGCGCGGGAGCGGAGCGGTGACCGACGCCGCCATCACCGGGGTCGGACTGCTGACCCCCGCGGGGGACGGCCTGGAGGACACCTGGCGCCGGGTGTGCGCCGGGGAGCCGGCCGCCGCCCTCCACCGGGACGCGCACGGCACGTTCGTGGTCGGCCGGGTACCGGAGTTCGACACCGCGCGGCTGGGCGAGGCCCGGCGCTGGAAGCCCGACCGGGCGGGCCAGTTCGCCCTGCTGGCCGCGCGCGAGGCGCTGGACGACGCGGGCCTCGACCCGGCGGAGTGGGACGGGTCCCGCGTCGCCGTCCTGGTCGGTTCGGGAACGGCGGGGGCGGAGACGTACGAGCGCTATCTGCCCCTGCTGGACAGCGCTCCCGAGGACGTACCGCCGCTGGCGCTGCCCAGCAGCCTCGCCAACTCGCCCGCCGCGCTGGTGTCGATGGCCTTCGGCGCGCGCGGCACCACCGCCGTCGTCAACACGGCCTGCGCCTCCGGCGCGACCGCCCTGGCCATGGCCTGCGACCTGCTGGCCCTGGACCGCTGCGACGTGGTCCTCGTCGGCGGCACGGAGGCCGGCCTCACCCCGTACCACCTGCGGGGCTTCGACCGGCTGGGAGCCCTGTCGCGCCGCTACGAGGACCCGCTGGGCGCCTCCCGGCCGTTCGACGCGCAGCGGGACGGCTTCCTCATCGCCGAGGGGGCCGGCTTCCTCGTCCTGGAGCGGCCGGAGCACGCCACGGCCCGCGGCGCCAGGGTCAGGGCGCGGATCGTCGGGCACGGGTCGGCCTCCGACGCGCACCACGCCGTCGCCCCCCACCCGGGGGGCACGGGCATCGCCGCCGCCCTCGACGACGCGCTGCGCAACGCCGGTCTGCGGCGGCGCGACATCCAGCACGTCAACGCGCACGGCACCGGTACACCCCGCGGTGATGCGATCGAAAGCGCCGCGCTGGCCCGGGCGTTCCCCCATCAGCCGTCCGTCACCTCCACCAAGGGGGTCACCGGGCACCTGATGGGCGCGGCGGGCGCGGTGGAGGCCGCCCTCGCGACGCTCTCGCTCCAGAAGGGGGTCGTGCCGCCGACCGCCAACCTCACCGCGCCCGGACCGGGCATCGAGGTCGACGTGTCCGGCGCGGGCCGTTCGGCGCGCCTCGACACCGCGCTCTCGCTCTCCGTCGGCTTCGGC of the Streptomyces showdoensis genome contains:
- a CDS encoding prenyltransferase/squalene oxidase repeat-containing protein, with the translated sequence MNASPTPTATTTTEPATAVVRCRTRLARRVVAAVGPDGLLPAPCESRVLESALALALLTEERAEADATARLTAYLRTTLRTAPPDPFQCAVARAVLGGAGERGERVGDEGDMDAGTALDAGLDGFDHFTAGRKRLMFRTVLAALGATGFPAVPWEAYDTRPQQSWLHMEMKALKVLAAHGTGHPDVVRDEDWRALLPALEPGPAWECNNLAQLLALLALRHSPRHRPALGDVLKHVAGRLRPDGGMPFIDGMTVFTTAAAGLALSLLPAPPACVTPMADALALRRNPDGGYGFHSGVAQSDVDDTCYVLEFLRRAAPDRHRTAVAEAEGYLLALRNPDGGFPTFARGTSSEIAMTAAAASALAHDPDRREEVDEAVRYVVRHQRPDGTFERSWSRNATNAVFRAVLALTGVAAHGEERRSRARAAERALAHLAATQNGDGGWGHAEAEPSDPISTAYAVIALARGPRARPGGPLDRALAYLVERQHPDGGYRSRPDQAGPRPLLYDVPALADVFVLLALAHATATPDPEGCSR
- a CDS encoding NUDIX domain-containing protein, with protein sequence MTAHETVDYVDADDRRVTRGPRGGAAARGLYYRVAATVCADAAGRILVYRRSARAAVYPAHHDILIGGCPRAGEGYAEAAARELREELGIRAAPRPVLHEPRPSPVGRCWLAVHVAVVEAPPDVDPREIADHFFAPPQDLLDHPPAPFVPEGRRILARLLAHGLLPPLTPSRPSPTTRPT
- a CDS encoding acyl carrier protein — translated: MTFDELKSTLIGMGMPPEQLNPDALRDEAGLDSLFAAELALVLRQEKGIRIPEEEILSAATLADVAAAVRQRAGAER
- a CDS encoding beta-ketoacyl-[acyl-carrier-protein] synthase family protein, encoding MTDAAITGVGLLTPAGDGLEDTWRRVCAGEPAAALHRDAHGTFVVGRVPEFDTARLGEARRWKPDRAGQFALLAAREALDDAGLDPAEWDGSRVAVLVGSGTAGAETYERYLPLLDSAPEDVPPLALPSSLANSPAALVSMAFGARGTTAVVNTACASGATALAMACDLLALDRCDVVLVGGTEAGLTPYHLRGFDRLGALSRRYEDPLGASRPFDAQRDGFLIAEGAGFLVLERPEHATARGARVRARIVGHGSASDAHHAVAPHPGGTGIAAALDDALRNAGLRRRDIQHVNAHGTGTPRGDAIESAALARAFPHQPSVTSTKGVTGHLMGAAGAVEAALATLSLQKGVVPPTANLTAPGPGIEVDVSGAGRSARLDTALSLSVGFGGHNVALVLAAA